In Triticum urartu cultivar G1812 chromosome 6, Tu2.1, whole genome shotgun sequence, the following proteins share a genomic window:
- the LOC125512919 gene encoding protein SRG1-like gives MSYGQQFKIREVPPIVQELVAGGVQEPPGQYVVPEQDRPAAAAVSEIPEPIPVVDLSRLSANSADELAKLQSALQNWDLFLAVGHGMEPGFLAEVTKAVREFFKLPLEEKQKYSNIVDGEKMSSDGYGNDMVVVEHQVLDWNDRLSLLVEPESERAYALWPTQPPSFRDILCEYTVRCRLVANLMLQNLAKLLNLQEEYLTTMLGEKSLTQAIINYYPRCPKPDHVLGLKPHTDASMITVNFIDDDVSGLQLQKNDIWYNVPIVPNALVVNIGDVMEVVSNGLFKSLVHRVVTNAEKERLSLVMFYTLDPEAEIEPVPELVDDKRPRRYGKMKSKDYLAKFFDTYATGKLAIDSMKI, from the exons ATGTCATACGGCCAACAATTCAAGATACGCGAGGTGCCCCCGATCGTGCAGGAGCTGGTGGCCGGCGGCGTGCAGGAGCCGCCGGGCCAGTACGTGGTCCCCGAGCAAGACCGTCCGGCCGCGGCGGCGGTCTCGGAGATACCCGAGCCCATCCCCGTCGTCGACCTCAGCCGGCTGTCCGCCAACAGCGCCGACGAGCTCGCCAAGCTGCAGTCCGCCTTGCAGAACTGGGACCTCTTCCTG GCCGTTGGACATGGAATGGAGCCTGGTTTTCTTGCCGAGGTGACGAAGGCTGTGAGGGAGTTCTTCAAGCTCCCGCTAGAAGAGAAACAGAAGTACTCGAACATTGTCGACGGTGAGAAGATGAGCTCGGATGGGTACGGCAACGACATGGTCGTCGTGGAACATCAGGTCCTTGACTGGAACGACCGGCTCAGCCTCCTGGTGGAACCCGAGTCGGAGAGAGCCTATGCACTGTGGCCAACGCAGCCACCTTCTTTCAG AGACATTCTATGCGAGTACACGGTCCGATGCAGACTGGTGGCAAACCTTATGCTGCAAAACCTAGCCAAGCTTCTCAATTTACAGGAGGAATACTTGACAACCATGCTCGGTGAGAAGTCCTTAACCCAAGCTATAATCAACTACTACCCTCGGTGCCCCAAGCCGGACCATGTCTTGGGCCTTAAGCCCCATACCGATGCTTCGATGATCACGGTCAACTTCATTGATGATGATGTTAGCGGGCTCCAGCTCCAGAAGAATGACATATGGTACAACGTGCCCATCGTCCCAAACGCATTGGTTGTGAACATAGGGGATGTAATGGAG GTAGTGAGCAACGGGTTGTTCAAAAGCCTAGTGCATAGGGTCGTGACCAATGCGGAGAAAGAGCGCTTGTCGTTGGTGATGTTCTACACGTTGGACCCAGAGGCGGAGATTGAGCCGGTTCCAGAGCTGGTGGATGACAAGAGACCTAGACGGTACGGGAAGATGAAGAGCAAGGACTACCTAGCGAAATTCTTTGACACTTATGCAACAGGGAAACTAGCCATCGACTCCATGAAGATCTGA
- the LOC125515284 gene encoding agmatine coumaroyltransferase-2-like translates to MRATFFLACRMKITVQSSKSIKPDYGGHRPVAPPFTTNVVPLSVFDKANLDTQVSVIYAFHPPAPPNGVLEAGLARALVEYREFAGRLARDADGSRRAILLNDAGARFVEATAGVALGSVMPLRPTRAALSLHPSGGDELMLVQATRFACGSLVVGLTVHHTVADGRGFCNFILAWGQATRGAPVDPAPVHDRTSFFPPRSPPKIEHEHRRAEFKPYDARKDDDAGGGGGEEEEVVVERVHFSAERIAKLKAQASSAGARHSTSTVQCVLAHLWRCVTRARGFDGGDATALLIGVDGRRRMRPPVPDGYTGNVVLWARPTATARELVDMPLRHAAELIGRAVARVDDTYYRSFIDFACSGAVEEERLVPTADAADMVLSPNVEVNSWVRLPFYDLDLGGGRPFLFMPSYVPVEGVAFLVASSAGSGSVDAYVSLFRRDMDAFRNCCTSGLSKL, encoded by the coding sequence ATGCGTGCAACATTTTTCTTAGCTTGCCGTATGAAGATCACGGTGCAGTCATCCAAGTCCATCAAGCCTGACTATGGCGGCCACCGCCCGGTGGCTCCTCCGTTCACGACGAACGTCGTCCCGCTCTCAGTGTTCGACAAGGCCAACTTGGACACGCAGGTCTCCGTCATCTACGCCTTCCACCCGCCGGCCCCGCCCAACGGCGTCCTCGAGGCCGGGCTCGCCAGGGCCCTCGTCGAGTACCGCGAGTTCGCCGGGCGTCTCGCCCGGGACGCCGACGGCAGCCGCCGCGCCATCCTCCTCAACGACGCCGGCGCGCGGTTCGTCGAGGCGACGGCCGGCGTGGCGCTCGGCAGCGTCATGCCGCTGCGGCCCACTCGCGCGGCGCTGAGCCTgcacccgagcggcggcgacgagctGATGCTGGTCCAGGCCACGCGGTTCGCGTGCGGGTCGCTCGTCGTCGGCCTGACCGTGCACCACACCGTCGCCGACGGCCGCGGGTTCTGCAACTTCATCCTCGCGTGGGGCCAGGCCACGCGCGGCGCCCCCGTCGACCCCGCCCCGGTGCACGACCGGACGTCGTTCTTCCCGCCGCGCAGCCCGCCTAAGATCGAGCACGAGCACCGCCGCGCCGAGTTCAAGCCATACGACGCCCGCAAGGACGACGacgccggcggtggcggcggcgaggaggaggaggtggtggtagAGAGGGTGCACTTCAGCGCGGAGCGCATCGCGAAGCTGAAGGCGCAGGCGTCGTCGGCCGGGGCGCGGCACAGCACGAGCACGGTGCAGTGCGTGCTGGCGCATCTGTGGCGGTGCGTGACGCGGGCGCGCGGGTTCGACGGGGGCGACGCCACCGCCCTGCTCATCGGAGTGGACGGGCGAAGGCGGATGAGGCCGCCGGTGCCGGACGGGTACACCGGCAACGTGGTGCTCTGGGCGCGGCCGACGGCCACCGCGCGAGAGCTCGTGGACATGCCGCTGCGCCACGCGGCGGAGCTCATCGGCCGGGCGGTTGCGCGGGTCGACGACACCTACTACAGATCCTTCATCGACTTCGCCTGCTCCGGGGCCGTGGAGGAGGAGCGGCTGGTGCCGACGGCCGACGCGGCGGACATGGTGCTGAGCCCGAACGTCGAGGTGAACAGCTGGGTGCGGCTGCCGTTCTATGACCTGGACCTGGGGGGTGGCCGGCCCTTCCTCTTCATGCCCAGCTACGTGCCGGTGGAGGGCGTGGCCTTCCTCGTGGCGTCTTCCGCCGGCAGCGGCAGCGTGGACGCCTACGTTTCCCTCTTCCGCCGCGACATGGATGCCTTCAGGAACTGCTGCACATCCGGCCTCTCAAAACTCTAG